CCTAATAATTTACGCTCACGGTCCCGTGTTCTAAGCTCAAAAGATCTATCCACTTCGTTAGAGGCACGGTCATTTAAATCTGCCTCGTGCACATAGCTTTCTTCTTTCAAGTTTTCTAGGGTTTCCATAGATCCTGCAAGAAGTTCATCCTTCCAGGCAAGTATCTTGCTGCGGAAATATTCTTTTTGCCTTTCATTCATAAAAGGCTCCGATGGCGATGGCTTATAGGCCACCTCCTTAAGTTTTGCTGTAGACATGGTATCCTCCTGTTAAAATTTTTCCATGGTTTTGAAAATTTTACATGTTAGCTAAAAAAAAACAACAAAAATTTGTAAATAGTTCATGTTGTTTTTATAGATGACTCTGGGCCTCCCAATCCCAGAAATCAGTTAATACAAACGAAGCCAGGGCAAGAGCTTCAACATGTACATCTTTACATTAAAAGACCGAGATTCCACCATTTTTCGAAGTAGTAGCTGATTTGTGGCGTTGGGAGGAGCGGCGATACATCAAAGCCGCAGCCAGAATACACAAGGTAACAATCGCAATCACAATGGTTGCTAAAGCATTGATTTGTGGTGTTAAACCATACCGGACGCTGGAATAAATCATCATAGGCAAGGTTGTTGATTTGGGACCTGCCACAAAACTAGCAAGCACCACATCATCTAAAGATAGTACAAATGCCAGCAGCCACCCCGCAACCAAGGATGGTGACAAAATGGGTAGTGTGATTAAGAAAAAAGATTTGATGGGTCCTGCTCCCAGATCCATGGCCGCCTCTGTCAAAGAATCATCAAAACTAGAAAGTTGGGTATAAATAATAGACGTCACATAAGCAACGGCCAGAGTTGTATGAGCAATCGTAATGGTTGTCAGCGTTCCTGTTTCAGGCCACCCAATGAGTTGTTCCATATTGATAAACAAAAGCAGCAAGGACAACCCCATAATGACTTCTGGCATCATCAAGGGCGCCTTCACCAGGCCCTGAAAAAAACCCCGTCCAAAAAACTTTTTTAACTTTGTTAAAATTAACGCCCCACAGATCCCTAGCAGAACCGAAAGGGTAGCACAGGCCAGGGCAATGCGCAGACTGATCCAGGCAGCCTGTAGCAGCTGTGTATTGCGGAACAGAGCCCCATACCATTTTAAAGAGATCCCACCCCAAATGAAAACATGCTTCGAACTATTAAAAGAATAGATAATAAGGGTAACGATCGGAATATATAAAAAGGCATATCCAAAAACTAAAAATGACGACAAGACACTCACCTTTCTTTTCATG
This sequence is a window from Alphaproteobacteria bacterium. Protein-coding genes within it:
- the dksA gene encoding RNA polymerase-binding protein DksA, translated to MSTAKLKEVAYKPSPSEPFMNERQKEYFRSKILAWKDELLAGSMETLENLKEESYVHEADLNDRASNEVDRSFELRTRDRERKLLGKLDSALQRIENGTYGYCEETGNPISLARLEVRPIATLSIEAQERHEQKERTHRETE
- a CDS encoding ABC transporter permease subunit, with product MKRKVSVLSSFLVFGYAFLYIPIVTLIIYSFNSSKHVFIWGGISLKWYGALFRNTQLLQAAWISLRIALACATLSVLLGICGALILTKLKKFFGRGFFQGLVKAPLMMPEVIMGLSLLLLFINMEQLIGWPETGTLTTITIAHTTLAVAYVTSIIYTQLSSFDDSLTEAAMDLGAGPIKSFFLITLPILSPSLVAGWLLAFVLSLDDVVLASFVAGPKSTTLPMMIYSSVRYGLTPQINALATIVIAIVTLCILAAALMYRRSSQRHKSATTSKNGGISVF